AAGCTAACAAAGTTGGGGGGGGGGAATTAAGACCACAAATAGTttaaggttgtaactaataatccGTGTCAAGTTTAGGGGAATTTTAAGGTATTTTCCCTTTTATCTACTAGTCCTATTATTTTGTGGATCCCTAGCGGGTTTTGTCCAGTTTGAGTTTTAactcatccctaattctaacgcTGGTCCAACTCGTCAAACTTTATGCATCTTGAGTAGGTTAAGAAAAAAAGTCATTCGACATTATATATTAAAGTCACTAAATTATATGGATAGTCATTCAAATTTGTTTTATTACTATATTAAAGTCATTAAACTATTTTTGTAGCGAAAAAGTCGCTCAACTTTATTTATGTATTACTATATTAAAGTCATTTAACTATTTTagcgactggtggtggaatgatgTGGTCCAAAGCGAAAGCCAAGAAAGCGGCTTACATTAAGTAAGTAGAGAGCACCAACGAGGATCAGGGGAGAGCGAACAAAGAAAGATATAAGGAGGCAAGGAAGGAGGCTAAATTagcggtcacagaggctaagactgctGCATTTGGTCAGCTGTATGAGGAACTTGGGGGCAGAGGTGGGGACAAGAAGTTATCTCAATTGGCCAAAGCGAGAGAGAAGAAGGCTCGCGACCTggatcaagtgaggtgcatcaaagacgagaaCTATCGAGTATTGGTGGAAGAGGCCCAGATTAGGCAAAGATGGAAGtcgtactttcataaacttctaaatgaagaGGGAGATGGAAACATCGTGTTAAAGCAATTGGGGCACTTCGATAGCTACCGTGACTTTAGGTATTGTAGGCGCattaaggttgaggaggtcgtgggtgAAATGGGTAAGAGTGTCGGGGACAAATGACCGAACCAGATGAGATTCCAGTAGAGTTTTGGAGATATGCGAGTAGAACAGGCTTgaagtggttgactaggttgtttaatgttatcttCAGGATGAAGCGGATGCCTGATGAGTGgcggtggagtacaatggttctggtgtacaagaacaaaagtgatatccagaattgtaacaactataggggtatcaagttactaagtcataccatgaaagtttgggagaggatGATGGAGGGGAGGATAAGGAGGGCGGTATCTATATCGGAAAACCAgatcgggttcatgccgggtcgttctactacggaagctatcTACCTTATCAGGATTTTGGCAGAATAATATAGGGATAGGAAGAGagatttgcatatggtgtttattgacctagagaaggcGTATGATAAGGTACCTAGGGACGTCCTTTGGAGATGTCTAGAGGTGAAATGTGTGCCAGTGGCTTACATTAGGGCGataaaggatatgtatgatggagctatgaCTCAGGTTAGGACTGAGTGAGGTGACTCAGAGCCTTTTTCGGTGGTTAGGtgttacaccaaggatctgcgctcagcccgttcttatttgccccGGCGATGGACGCACTGACACACCATATCCAAGGAGAGGTGCCGTGATATATGTTATTCACTGATGATATGTTCTAATTAATGAGATGTGATGCAACGTTAATGGGAGACTGGAGGTGTGGAGGCAggccctggagtctaaaggtttcaagttaagTAGGACTAAGACGGAATATGTGGAATGTAAGTTCAGAGACGTGACGGGGAAATCGGATGTGGAAGTCAGGCTTGACTCACAGGTCATcctcaagagagaaagttttaagtACTTAGGGTCAATTATCTAGGGAGATAGGGAGACCGACGGGGATGTTGCGTACCgtattggggtggggtggggtggatgaaatggaggttagcggttggagtcctgtgtgacaagaatgtgccacctaaactcaaaggtaagttctatagagcggtggttaaaccgaccatgttgtatggggctgagtgctggccagtcaagaattcacatatccagaagatgaaagtagcagaaatgaggatgttgagatggatgtgtgggcacactagactgaataagattaggaatgaagatattcgggaaaGGGTGGGTGTGACTCCAGTGGAcgacaagatgcgagaagcgcGTATTAGATGTTTCGGACACGTTCAGAGGAGAAGCTtagatgccccggttaggaggtcTCAGTGGTTAACTTTggcaggtacgagaagaggtagagggtggcctaagaagtactgggtcgaggtgatcagacaggacatggcgcggctccagatttccgaggacatgactcttgataggtaggtatggaggtcgagcattagggttgtaggttaaggGGTAGTCGAGCGATTTTCCTCTTTGTTCCGGTTTCCCTCTTTGTACCGACGAGTATGATCGGGTTTTGTCTAGCCCTGTTAGCGATTTATGTTGTGGTTTATACTTTTGCATAATATTTGTGTTACTGCTTTTCCATTTATTTGCTGTCTCTCACGTTGCTGTTATTATTTTTCGGGTTTTGTTGTCACAGATCTATTATCTCTGAGTcgagggtctcccggaaacagcctctctaccccctccggggtaggggtaagatctgcgttcACTCTACCCTCCCCGGACCCTACTgatgagattttactgggttgttgttgtttgtttattATATTAAAATGAAAGTCGAACGACGTATATAAAATTAATCCGTCAAAAGAACTAGTTCAAGAATATAATATCAATTTCAGATCACTCTTAATTAAGGGTGTCATGCTGGTTCAAACTGTTAAAGACTTCGATTTTCCGACTGACTGGAGAGATATTGAAAGTCTCCAACCTTTTATCATGCTTAAGTTTCTTCTTGGCGTATActgtaatttttaaaatataatctgtCTTTTGTAGTAGCTGGAAATTTTGCTGGTAAGCTATCTCCATCTAGTTCTATCTCTAGATATTGCGAGTAATCTATGTTTAAGGCAAAATGTGTCTGCAGTAAAAAGAACCAAATAGCAAATATAGTAGCTTAATGAGACAAAATATTTCCCGTAATTGGAAAATTTACTGCAAGCAGAGTCTAATGAGCACTGGTTCTGTGTCTAATTTGTAATGCTTGAGCCACATAAAACAGTTCTCTTCGTTTTTCcccatatttatattttaatttcttttcccCAGAACATTCTTAGAGCTGACCATGATCCTACCAATGGTTGTAAAATGTAGACAAATTTTCACATCTAATTAAATTAGTAGAAACTTACTTTTTCTTTTATAGATCCCATCACAGGCCGACATGCTAATTAACTTGGATTTTGATAACTTAAGAATGTGCTGCATGCCCCTATATATGATGCCCGGCAGGAATAACTCGTCTCAAGTTCAGGCGTGATTAAATTAATCCTAGTTACTCTGGGGTATTGAACACAAAAATTTAATGCTAAATACGATTAATAAGTCCTTCTCCTCAAAGAAAATCAATTCAATGATAGATTGTAAACACAAATATTGTGAAATGTATTTACATGGTTAGTATAATTTTCATGGAATATATATAACTGGAAAATTCTGTCTCAGTACGTAATGTATGTGGATCGTCTTTCACATAGGAGCAAGATGACCTTGTTTGGACAATTTATCTTGCATCCACCTGTGAAGCATTTCCAGTGCTGCCTTAGGTTGATCCATTGGAACCATGTGACCAGCATCATGGACCTTTAAGAAAGTTAAAGGCCCATAGTTCTTTTGAACACCTTTCTCTACACCATCTACTGCAAAAGAAACTTGTGTGGCTTTTCCAAAGGCTTTTTGCCCTGACCATTTCATTGCATGCACCCATCTCGAGTTTCCTGCCCATTATAGCAAGAAATTGAGTTTAGTTGTCAATTACTAGGTTGTTTTCATCTTTCAGTTTATTGTAACAAAATTATGTTTATATATcacatataaaataaaaatagttacCGGAAATATATACTAAATCCGGTCAAAGAGAGATCATATCCATGTAACACAATGTATAGGAAGGcccattttttttttggttggtcGGGTAATGTTTTGTTTTGACAATAAGTAGTGTCACATGGATATTCTGAATGTAAGGTCAGTTGCCGATATGACTATATTATTACATGTAAATGTTATACATTTGGCAGCCTACTTGCACTTTCTTAGAACCGGCTTTAACATTTTTTGACTTTGTATTTTAATTTTCTGTGATACATAGGTATAATTAAGTTATTTTGCTTTACAGAAACATGCTTAATTTTGTCCATATATGAAATTAGATGTTGGGTCAGAGATGAATGAAGCTTACCAAGCCAATTGCAGATAAGGTCATATTCCCCAGCATACACAAGTAGCTTGATACCATCCTCAAGGAGTGAAGGAATTCCCTCTTCAAGATTCCTCATCCAGTCCAACTGCATTGCCTGGTAAACCTCAGAGCTACATGAAACAAACTCAATATCCCCAACACCAAGTGCCTTTTTAACTTGTTGGTCATTGAGGAAAGTTTCCATTTTTGAGAAGTCATAGCAGAGATCACCCTCACATCTCTTCCGCACGTCATAGTACTGCAACTCGGAAATTACATGACTTTAACTTCTCTACACTAACTAACAATGtaaagaaatttttattgttacttaAAAGATAACTACAGATAATAAGTGAGATCAGTAATTTGGAAAATGAGACTGCAAGTAGCGTGTTGTACATCATTAGCTCAAAGAAAATGAGATTGCGCTTTCTTACATTTTTGTCACCAGCAATGTCCATAATCTTGTTGAAGATGCTTGTACAAACAAGATATGCAGCCATGCAAGCAGTTCCGCCATCTTTTCCTAATATTATTTGCATAGAAATAAAGCTAATTAATGTCAAGATTATATTAGCTGCTGCTATATGAAGGAGAAAGAACTTACAGGataaacaaaaaattaagaatTACCACAAAGCTTAATTGCCAACTGACATTTTGGATATGATTTCTCTATGGCATTGTAATCAGATTTTTTTATCAATTTCATATCCAGAGCATAGTCAGTGTAGGCTTTGTATTGAATTTCTGGATCAGTGAGTCCATTACCAATAGCAAATCCCTATACAAATTAAATACACTTGGTTAAGTTATCGGCATGATGACAAATTTAAATTAAACCTACCTAAAAGTttaactgaaaaaaaaaaagaatggtgGAGGAGCTAATGAGTTAGAAATACCTTGAGATTTACGTAGAtgccttctttatttttgtttccttGGTGGACCCGAGAAGCAAATGCAGGAATGTAATGCCCAGCATATGATTCTCCAGTAATATAGAAATCATTCTTTGCATACTGAGGGTGTGCCTTGAAGAAGGCCTATCATCAAAAGAATTtgaattaaattttattaattatatcaGTTAAACTTTAGAGACTTATCACGAGCtaaaaaaagaagaatgaaagaaTAAGATCAACCTGCAAGAAGTCATAGAGATCATTGCTTACGCCCCTTTCATCGTGACGAATATCATCATCGTTTGAACTATAACTGAAACCAGTTCCAGTTGGCTGATCGACGTATATAAGGTTTGAGACCTGTCAAATTGCAATTTATCTTATGTTATCATCATTCTTCAACTAACAAATGAAAGTTGCATGTTTGATTATAGGATTTAAAGGATTTAACCGGTGTAAACGATTTTTACACTATTGTTATATTTTAACATGTTGTAACATGTTGTATTCGTCCCACTTAAATAAAGTGAAGAGAAGCGTAGTAGTCATTGATGTCAATAAACGTTGAACTACTTTCGAATTTTTGAAATTCTACAAGTCACAGCTAATGAACAACAAGTGTTAAAGAAAAAAATGCTAGTAGGTAAAAAGGTATTTTGCATGATGGAGAAAGGTTGAATAACAAATAAAAACATGGAGGGAATTCTTTTAGACTTTTACCATATTCAAAAGATCTAACCGACGTTTCTTGAAAAATTAAttgggtaaaataaaaaaaataaaaaataaaaagcaaaaGGAAGAAGACAAGAACCTTGTCCCAGCCGAAATCATTCCAGACAAGAGACATATTATCTGCAATTTTGAATGGTCCGTTTTCGTAAAACACAGCCAATTCACTGCTACATCCTGGCCCTCCTGTTAGCCATATAACTACTGGATCATTCTTCCTGCTTCTCGATTCAAAGAAAAAGTAAAACATCCTGCGAAAAACATATTAAAAAAACACACAGATAATTTAGCATTAACTAATAATACCCATAAATG
Above is a window of Nicotiana tabacum cultivar K326 chromosome 8, ASM71507v2, whole genome shotgun sequence DNA encoding:
- the LOC107813418 gene encoding serine carboxypeptidase-like — encoded protein: MPSSLFLTLLLASISLSFSSTLNSNDDEFFLSSTPKFPLTMAEKLIRQLNLFPKHDINKAAATGDSEQRLFERKLNLSYVGNSGSTVQDLGHHAGYYRLPHTKDARMFYFFFESRSRKNDPVVIWLTGGPGCSSELAVFYENGPFKIADNMSLVWNDFGWDKVSNLIYVDQPTGTGFSYSSNDDDIRHDERGVSNDLYDFLQAFFKAHPQYAKNDFYITGESYAGHYIPAFASRVHQGNKNKEGIYVNLKGFAIGNGLTDPEIQYKAYTDYALDMKLIKKSDYNAIEKSYPKCQLAIKLCGKDGGTACMAAYLVCTSIFNKIMDIAGDKNYYDVRKRCEGDLCYDFSKMETFLNDQQVKKALGVGDIEFVSCSSEVYQAMQLDWMRNLEEGIPSLLEDGIKLLVYAGEYDLICNWLGNSRWVHAMKWSGQKAFGKATQVSFAVDGVEKGVQKNYGPLTFLKVHDAGHMVPMDQPKAALEMLHRWMQDKLSKQGHLAPM